In one window of Temnothorax longispinosus isolate EJ_2023e chromosome 9, Tlon_JGU_v1, whole genome shotgun sequence DNA:
- the LOC139819360 gene encoding uncharacterized protein, with protein MSGYLENMKGSNSKDGALSPEHDIIINLTSPTENKFLPYSFKLPGASIKQYPRKNRFRFQYKMKKFCIVGTTNTDNSLHSSNSSSDDSYDIYKSDSRSAKIMRALSSNSSREDLGIRKLLNFDSTPSPKNSSYENSVSPINADTSPSTLNSSLTDSIDSNVPTAESIDENQNQTPQHNRKHIKTSSKRTDVKENTLSRSSQLMRLLPKDGKERTDKDANHRISLHPFCSLNSGLNRPSRVITASTPRNLSQEFNQEVLDRPHTPENIINIIPESISAIKKSHKKEKLYCPEEQSSTQQKDVPVKNDDLHSRTTESSGIDVNAETNATSESESQKKNRNPKRTLIYNFDDERLDIGSDFDCSMQEATGTDSLESGLDQIQSDETQDIDFNDCVSHEENMQVSIHLTDDDEEKKDRSKENVCNEKASPLSLQEESSGICNVNATSENRMASPESNPIISQDASKVVTPENHVNVLKHVLTESIKKSHKKLKHGNRRTLFKTKDQEMELPKSEMSLEDACNDDQDKSQTANAICVSSPQNFEFDRPNTPENVNSSRLLLLGFNSVKKSHKKDKRSKRTYSFAECHHEYRKRSNDSLQSSRDEEENIDGISRRNESLGVEESPSMSPEKKKKPRSMSLLSSTPKMPSAFVSLGCKSIDDEVQIYTPIKKPPVLLTVTDYVLVDEMSQKRDESAQATSNEIDCSRCVTPVARFKELRKNEDLASKRDNATEFETDVSVLKTADTVNLKDKNGRSTPINMSTVELLHNIDSIKKSHKKDKHNHSRRPTSKKKRSYIQESRHVSFTDSEKMLEEHTALSLKHHVDSPCAEKEICSIMYEKEGEKACKETDYDDPQPSTSRGADDVQSVKNTTVSKFLNTTPPNSSNAIKFIKLQHRTSIKRSHKKERDMNAQTKYIFMSQEPESDDGSIFDEEDRLSFMTMNDSNTEITTIQ; from the exons ATGAGCggatatttagaaaatatgaaaGGCAGCAATAGCAAAGATGGTGCCTTGAGTCCAGAACatgacataattataaatctgaCGTCGCCAACTGAAAACAAGTTCCTGCCATATTCATTTAAATTGCCCGGAGCGTCGATCAAACAGTATCCACGGAAAAATAGATTTCGATTTCAgtacaaaatgaaaaagttCTGCATTGTTGGTACTACCAATACGGATAATTCGCTACACTCGTCAAATTCAAGTTCAGACGATTCTTATGATATATACAAGTCAGATTCCAGATCGGCTAAGATAATGAGAGCACTTAGTTCGAATTCTAGTCGGGAGGACTTaggaataagaaaattattgaacTTTGACTCGACTCCGAGTCCAAAAAACAGCAGTTACGAGAATTCCGTCAGTCCCATTAACGCCGATACATCGCCATCCACATTAAATTCAAGTTTGACCGATTCCATCGACAGTAATGTCCCGACTGCGGAATCTATCGACGAAAATCAGAATCAAACGCCTCAACATAATCGGAAACATATTAAGACATCGAGCAAGAGAACtgatgtaaaagaaaatacgtTGTCAAGATCATCTCAATTAATGAGGTTGCTTCCAAAGGATGGAAAGGAAAGAACTGACAAGGATGCAAATCACAGAATATCTTTACATCCCTTTTGCTCGTTAAATAGTGGATTGAACAGGCCCAGCCGTGTTATAACCGCGAGTACACCCAGGAATCTGTCTCAGGAATTTAACCAGGAAGTACTCGATAGGCCACATACacctgaaaatataataaacataattccGGAAAGTATAAGTGCCATCAAGAAGAGCCACAAGAAg gaaaaattgtattgtcCTGAAGAACAATCATCTACTCAACAAAAGGATGTTCCCGTAAAAAATGATGACTTACATTCAAGAACGACAGAATCTTCGGGAATAGATGTAAATGCTGAAACTAATGCCACTTCTGAAAGTGAATCTcagaagaaaaatagaaatcctAAGAGAACGCTTATTTACAATTTCGATGATGAACGTCTCGATATTGGATCAGATTTTGATTGCAGTATGCAGGAAGCGACGGGAACTGATTCATTGGAAAGCGGATTGGACCAAATACAAAGTGATGAAACGCAGGATATTGATTTCAACGATTGCGTGAGTCATGAAGAAAATATGCAAGTTAGTATACATCTCACAGATGACgatgaagagaaaaaagatcgTTCCAAAGAGAATGTTTGTAATGAAAAAGCAAGTCCGCTATCTTTGCAGGAAGAATCTTCAGGTATTTGTAATGTCAATGCGACGAGCGAAAATAGAATGGCATCTCCAGAATCTAATCCAATTATTTCTCAAGACGCTAGCAAAGTAGTTACACCCGAAAACCACGTAAACGTGTTGAAGCACGTGTTAACAGAATCGATTAAGAAGTCGCATAAGAAATTGAAACATGGAAATAGAAGAACATTGTTTAAAACGAAAGATCAAGAAATGGAATTACCAAAATCTGAAATGTCACTCGAGGATGCTTGTAATGATGATCAAGATAAAAGTCAAACGGCTAATGCGATTTGCGTCTCAAGTCCGCAGAATTTCGAATTCGATCGACCAAACACACCCGAAAATGTAAATTCAAGTAGACTCTTACTGCTTGGTTTTAATTCGGTTAAAAAGTCACATAAAAAAGACAAACGTAGCAAAAGGACTTACAGTTTTGCTGAATGCCATCACGAATATCGTAAGAGAAGTAACGATTCATTACAAAGTAGTCGAGATGAAGAGGAAAATATTGACGGAATCTCACGCAGGAATGAATCTCTTGGAGTAGAAGAATCTCCTAGCATGTCGCccgaaaaaaagaagaagccaAGGAGTATGTCCCTGCTGAGTAGTACACCCAAGATGCCAAGCGCCTTCGTGTCTTTAGGATGTAAAAGTATAGATGACGAAGTTCAGATTTATACTCCTATTAAAAAACCACCAGTTTTGCTCACTGTCACGGATTACGTTCTCGTGGACGAGATGTCGCAGAAGAGAGATGAATCTGCGCAAGCAACGTCGAACGAAATTGATTGTTCCAGATGCGTGACACCAGTCGCACGTTTCAAGGAATTGAGAAAAAACGAAGATCTTGCATCGAAACGCGATAATGCTACAGAATTTGAGACTGATGTAAGCGTTTTGAAAACAGCGGATACTGTCAATCTGAAAGACAAAAATGGTAGATCAACTCCAATAAATATGTCGACGGTGGAGCTACTTCATAACATagattctattaaaaaatcacataaGAAAGATAAGCATAACCATAGCAGGAGACCAACTTCAAAGAAGAAACGATCGTACATCCAAGAGAGTAGACACGTCAGTTTTACAGATAGCGAGAAGATGTTGGAAGAACATACAGCTTTGTCTCTGAAGCATCATGTCGACAGTCCTTGCGCCGAAAAGGAAATATGCAGTATTATGTAtgaaaaagagggagagaaagctTGTAAAGAGACTGATTACGACGATCCTCAACCGTCCACAAGTCGAGGAGCAGATGATGTTCAAAGTGTAAAAAATACCACAGTATCCAAGTTTCTGAATACGACACCTCCAAATAGCTCGAACGCGATCAAGTTCATCAAACTGCAGCATAGGACTTCCATTAAAAGGTCCCACAAAAAGGAACGTGACATGAACGCACAAACCAAGTACATTTTTATGAGCCAGGAACCCGAGTCGGACGATGGATCGATATTCGACGAAGAGGATAGATTGAGTTTTATGACTATGAACGATAGTAATACCGAAATAACGACGATACAATag
- the Abo gene encoding DET1 homolog has product MAVRESKIESVADPCPVNPRRIGPQNVVLRLRRRETMGCPYPGTHVHCARQFYQNVFPNFTVMNVEKPPCFLRKFSPDGRYLVAFSADQTSLEVYEYRGAPAAADLLADCEGEYIGHKNDDCSFHIRSNIFARFFKVKWIINVVESNQQLNRECSLFTDDARYVIVGSAAHIPEDLRPHFYQIYSNNEALTPNPRSPLEDYSLHLVDLRGGKLCDTRHFKVDKIYLSHNQGLYLYKDILAVLSVQHQTIHIFQILDGMFINVRTIGRFCMEDDAYLVTSAFPGTNCRPFKDVAINSLKHRLLVYLYKRAEYISYVTNDPYELRRFYQYFDQLNSLRMWKMQLLDTNHILVRYASEEVATLQANEPNAQPALLVVYDMVMAKILAAYDNASTQLLTQFENFSDFFRNARMSTDCQYMCSPSNNIYARLLQQRFKQTIISARYGGVTEATKRLLAQLPICAQSYSSSPYLDLSLFCYDDKWVSMMERPKACGEHPIRFYARDSGLLKFRMYAGMLGRTAPTAARRLVAFTFHPTDPFAISVQRTNAEYIVSFHVRHV; this is encoded by the exons ATGGCGGTGCGGGAGAGCAAGATCGAGTCCGTGGCGGATCCCTGTCCCGTCAATCCCCGTAGGATCGGCCCGCAAAATGTGGTGCTGCGCCTCAGGCGTAGGGAGACGATGGGCTGCCCGTACCCGGGCACCCACGTGCACTGCGCGAGGCAATTCTATCAGAATGTCTTTCCCAACTTCACCGTGATGAACGTGGAGAAACCGCCGTGTTTCCTGCGCAAGTTTAGCCCGGACGGGAGGTACTTGGTGGCGTTCAGCGCGGATCAGACGTCGCTCGAGGTGTACGAGTACCGCGGAGCACCGGCCGCCGCGGACTTGTTGGCCGACTGCGAAGGCGAGTACATCGGCCACAAGAACGACGACTGTAGCTTTCACATACGAAGTAATATCTTCGCGCGATTTTTCAAG GTGAAGTGGATTATAAATGTAGTAGAAAGCAACCAGCAATTGAACAGAGAATGCAGTCTATTCACCGATGACGCTCGATACGTAATCGTGGGCTCGGCCGCTCATATCCCTGAGGACTTGAGGCCCCACTTTTATCAG attTACTCCAACAACGAGGCACTGACACCAAATCCTAGATCGCCGCTTGAAGATTACAGCTTGCACCTCGTTGATTTAAGGGGCGGAAAGCTGTGCGATACTAGACATTTTAAAGTCGACAAAATTTATCTGTCGCATAATCAAG GTCTGTATTTATACAAAGATATTTTAGCAGTTTTGTCTGTACAGCATCAAaccatacatatttttcaaatccTTGATGGGATGTTCATTAATGTCAGGACAATAGGAAG GTTTTGCATGGAAGATGACGCGTATTTAGTGACAAGTGCTTTTCCTGGGACTAATTGTCGGCCATTTAAGGATGTTGCAATAAATAGTCTGAAGCACAGATTACTGGTATACTTGTACAAAAGAGCGGAATATATAAGCTATGTAACGAACGATCCTTATGAACTAAGgagattttatcaatatttcgaTCAG CTAAATTCACTACGAATGTGGAAGATGCAGCTGTTAGATACGAATCATATCTTGGTGAGGTACGCGAGCGAAGAAGTAGCGACGTTGCAAGCAAACGAACCAAACGCGCAGCCGGCTTTGTTAGTGGTTTACGACATGGTTATGGCGAAAATTTTGGCGGCTTACGATAACGCGTCGACTCAATTGTTAACCCAATTCGAAAACTTTAGCGACTTCTTCAGAAATGCCAGAATGAGCACGGATTGTCAGTACATGTGTTCGCCTTCTAATAACATATATGCCAG ATTGTTGCAGCAGAGATTCAAGCAAACGATAATAAGCGCTAGATACGGAGGCGTTACCGAAGCCACGAAGAGGCTGCTCGCTCAGTTACCAATATGCGCGCAATCCTACTCGAGTTCTCCGTACTTGGATCTATCGTTATTTTGCTACGATGACAAATGGGTGTCCATGATGGAACGTCCCAAAGCGTGCGGGGAACATCCAATACG CTTCTATGCACGCGACTCGGGTCTCTTAAAATTCAGGATGTACGCCGGCATGCTGGGACGAACAGCACCAACGGCTGCGAGACGATTAGTCGCATTCACGTTCCACCCAACGGACCCATTCGCAATTTCGGTGCAACGTACTAATGCAGAATATATTGTCAGTTTTCATGTTAGGCACGTCTAG